In Serratia marcescens subsp. marcescens ATCC 13880, a single genomic region encodes these proteins:
- the hpaI gene encoding 4-hydroxy-2-oxoheptanedioate aldolase, with amino-acid sequence MLTNHFKRALQEKRPQIGLWLGLCSSYSAELLAGAGFDWLLIDGEHAPNNVQTVLGQLQAVAPYPSQPVVRPPWNDAVIIKQLLDVGAQTLLIPMIQNAEQAHDAVRATRYPPHGVRGVGSALARASRWNRVPDYLQQADEQMCVLVQIETREAVKNLDAILQVEGVDGVFIGPADLSADMGFAGNPQHPEVQRTIDDAIARIRAAGKAPGILMANKALAQRYLEAGALFVAVGVDTTLLARAAEALANEFKQGGAQAPSSGVY; translated from the coding sequence ATGTTAACCAACCACTTCAAGCGAGCGCTGCAGGAAAAACGCCCGCAGATCGGGCTGTGGCTCGGCCTGTGCAGCAGCTACAGCGCCGAGCTGCTGGCCGGCGCCGGTTTCGACTGGCTGCTGATCGACGGCGAACATGCGCCCAACAACGTGCAAACGGTGCTGGGGCAGCTGCAGGCGGTCGCGCCTTACCCGAGCCAGCCGGTGGTGCGGCCGCCGTGGAACGACGCGGTGATCATCAAGCAGCTGCTGGACGTCGGCGCGCAAACCTTATTGATCCCGATGATTCAAAACGCCGAACAGGCGCACGACGCGGTGCGCGCCACGCGCTATCCGCCGCACGGCGTGCGCGGCGTCGGCAGCGCTCTGGCGCGCGCCTCGCGCTGGAACCGGGTGCCCGATTACCTGCAGCAGGCCGATGAGCAGATGTGCGTGCTGGTGCAGATTGAAACCCGCGAAGCGGTGAAAAACCTCGACGCCATTTTGCAGGTGGAAGGGGTGGACGGCGTGTTTATCGGCCCGGCTGATCTCAGCGCCGACATGGGCTTTGCCGGCAATCCGCAGCACCCGGAGGTGCAGCGCACCATCGACGACGCGATTGCCCGCATCCGCGCCGCCGGCAAGGCGCCGGGCATTTTGATGGCCAACAAGGCGCTGGCGCAGCGCTATCTGGAAGCCGGCGCGCTGTTCGTCGCGGTAGGGGTGGATACCACTCTGCTGGCGCGGGCGGCGGAAGCCCTGGCGAACGAGTTCAAACAGGGCGGGGCGCAAGCGCCTTCATCGGGAGTCTACTGA
- the hpaX gene encoding 4-hydroxyphenylacetate permease, with protein MNHVDSLPPANPAQQHKALTAAEQSVIKKLFRRLIIFLFVLFVFSFLDRINIGFAGLTMGKDLGLSSTMFGLAATLFYVTYVIFGIPSNMMLSRVGARRWIATIMVLWGIASTCTMFATGPTSLYVLRMIVGITEAGFLPGILVYLTYWFPAFYRARANALFMIAMPVTMAIGSLVSGYILALDGVMNLKGWQWLFLLEGIPSVLLGVVVWFYLDDTPAKAKWLTDEEKTSLKAMMEADKLQLVQPNGPSSHRALQQRSLWREICTPIVLMYTLAYFCLTNTLSAINIWTPQILQSFNQGSSNVTIGILAAIPQICTIAGMVWWSKRSDRLQERKHHTALPYLFAAAGWLLASATDHSLIQLLGIVMASVGSFTAMAIFWTTPDQSISLEARAVGIAVINATGNIGSALSPLLIGWFKDLTGSFNSGLYFVSALLIVGAVLVWRIPMKDSRPRATP; from the coding sequence ATGAACCACGTCGATTCGCTGCCGCCGGCCAACCCGGCGCAGCAACATAAAGCGTTAACCGCCGCCGAGCAATCGGTGATTAAAAAGTTGTTTCGGCGCCTGATCATTTTCCTGTTCGTGTTGTTTGTTTTCTCTTTCCTCGATCGTATCAACATCGGCTTCGCCGGGCTGACGATGGGCAAAGATCTCGGCCTCAGCTCGACCATGTTCGGGCTGGCGGCGACGTTGTTCTATGTCACCTACGTGATCTTCGGCATTCCCAGCAACATGATGCTGAGCCGGGTCGGCGCGCGGCGCTGGATCGCCACCATCATGGTGCTGTGGGGCATCGCTTCCACCTGCACCATGTTCGCCACCGGGCCGACCAGCCTGTACGTGCTGCGCATGATCGTCGGCATCACCGAGGCCGGCTTCCTGCCGGGCATTTTGGTGTACCTCACCTACTGGTTCCCGGCGTTTTATCGCGCTCGCGCCAACGCCTTGTTCATGATCGCCATGCCGGTGACCATGGCGATCGGTTCGCTGGTCTCCGGCTATATTCTGGCGCTGGATGGGGTGATGAACCTGAAGGGCTGGCAGTGGCTGTTCCTGCTGGAAGGCATTCCGTCGGTGCTGCTGGGCGTGGTGGTGTGGTTCTATCTCGACGACACGCCGGCCAAAGCCAAGTGGCTGACCGACGAGGAAAAAACCAGCCTGAAGGCGATGATGGAGGCCGACAAGCTGCAGCTGGTGCAGCCCAACGGGCCGAGCAGCCACCGCGCGCTGCAGCAGCGCAGCCTGTGGCGTGAGATCTGCACGCCGATTGTGCTGATGTACACGCTGGCCTATTTCTGCCTGACCAACACCCTGAGCGCGATCAACATCTGGACGCCGCAGATCCTGCAGAGCTTTAACCAGGGCAGCAGCAACGTGACGATCGGCATCCTGGCGGCGATCCCGCAGATCTGCACTATCGCCGGCATGGTGTGGTGGAGCAAACGATCCGACAGGCTGCAGGAGCGCAAGCATCACACCGCGCTGCCGTACCTGTTCGCCGCCGCCGGCTGGCTATTGGCGTCCGCCACCGATCACAGCCTGATCCAGCTGCTGGGGATCGTGATGGCGTCGGTCGGTTCCTTTACCGCCATGGCGATCTTCTGGACCACGCCGGATCAGTCGATCAGCCTGGAAGCGCGAGCGGTGGGGATCGCCGTGATCAACGCCACCGGCAACATCGGATCGGCGCTCAGCCCGCTGCTGATCGGCTGGTTCAAGGATCTGACCGGCAGCTTCAACTCCGGGCTGTATTTCGTCTCGGCGCTGTTGATCGTTGGCGCCGTGCTGGTGTGGCGCATCCCGATGAAGGATTCGCGCCCGAGAGCGACGCCTTGA
- the hpaA gene encoding 4-hydroxyphenylacetate catabolism regulatory protein HpaA: MRKSTGFIANIDICKEYDARYAADEVHYETFAGLAAFFGRDMQVHWHDCFFQVHFLETGKIELQLDDQHYSVQAPLFILTPPSVPHAFFTEPDSDGHVLTVRQELIWPLLERLYPGSNLALDMPGICLSLADAPQELTALSHYWALIRREFAQNLAGREQTLALLAQAVFTLLLRNTALEDSANSGVRGELQLFQRFNKMVDERFREHLPVPEYAQALGVTESRLNDLCRRFANRPPKRLIFDRLLREAKRMLLFSACTVHETAYSLGFKDPAYFARFFNRLEGCSPSTYRAAQHALS, encoded by the coding sequence GTGCGGAAAAGTACCGGCTTTATCGCCAACATCGATATTTGCAAAGAGTATGACGCGCGCTACGCCGCCGACGAGGTGCACTACGAAACCTTCGCCGGGCTGGCGGCATTCTTCGGCCGCGACATGCAGGTGCACTGGCACGACTGCTTCTTCCAGGTGCATTTCCTGGAGACCGGCAAGATAGAGCTGCAGCTCGACGATCAGCACTATTCGGTGCAGGCGCCGCTGTTCATCCTCACGCCGCCGTCGGTGCCGCATGCGTTCTTCACCGAACCGGACAGCGACGGCCACGTGCTGACGGTGCGCCAGGAGCTGATTTGGCCGCTGCTGGAGCGCCTGTACCCCGGCAGCAACCTGGCGCTGGACATGCCGGGCATCTGCCTGTCGCTGGCCGATGCGCCGCAGGAACTGACGGCGCTCAGCCACTACTGGGCGCTGATCCGCCGCGAGTTCGCGCAGAACCTGGCCGGGCGCGAACAGACGTTGGCGCTGTTGGCGCAGGCGGTGTTCACGCTGCTGCTGCGCAACACCGCGCTGGAAGACAGCGCCAACAGCGGCGTGCGCGGCGAACTGCAGCTGTTCCAGCGCTTCAACAAGATGGTGGACGAGCGTTTTCGCGAGCACCTGCCGGTGCCGGAGTATGCGCAGGCGTTGGGGGTGACTGAATCGCGGCTCAACGATCTGTGTCGGCGCTTCGCCAACCGGCCGCCCAAGCGGCTGATCTTCGATCGGCTGCTGCGCGAGGCCAAGCGCATGCTGCTGTTCAGCGCCTGCACGGTGCATGAAACCGCCTACAGCCTCGGCTTCAAGGATCCGGCCTATTTCGCCCGTTTTTTCAATCGGCTGGAAGGCTGTTCCCCCTCGACCTACCGCGCGGCGCAACACGCCCTTTCGTAA
- the hpaB gene encoding 4-hydroxyphenylacetate 3-monooxygenase, oxygenase component: protein MKPEDFRADSKRPFTGAEYLKSLQDSREIYIYGERVKDVTTHPAFRNAAASVGQLYDALHDPASQDRLCWNTDTGNGGYTHKFFRYARSPEEMRQQRDAIADWSRQSYGWMGRTPDYKAAFGCALGAYPEFYGQFADNARHWYKRIQETGLYFNHAIVNPPIDRHKPVNEVKDVYIQVEKETDAGIIVSGAKVVATNSALTHYNFIGFGSAQVMGDNPDFALMFVAPMDAEGVKLISRASYELVAGATGSPFDYPLTSRFDENDAILIMDHVLIPWENVLIYRDFDRCRRWSTQGGFARLFPLQACVRLAVKMDFITALLQKSLSCTGVLEFRGVQADLGEVVAWRNLFWSLSDAMCAEATQWENGAYLPDSAALQTYRVMAPMAYTKVKHIIEKNVTSGLIYLPSSVRDMNNPEIDKYLARYVRGSDGMDHVERIKILKLMWDAIGSEFGGRHELYEINYAGSQDEIRLQCLRHAQGSGNMDRMMQMVDKCLADYDQHGWKVPHLRNNDDINQLDNLLK from the coding sequence ATGAAACCAGAAGACTTTCGTGCCGACAGCAAACGCCCGTTCACCGGCGCCGAATACCTGAAAAGTTTGCAGGACAGCCGCGAAATCTACATTTACGGCGAGCGCGTAAAAGACGTCACCACCCACCCGGCGTTCCGCAACGCGGCGGCGTCTGTCGGCCAGCTGTACGACGCGCTGCACGATCCGGCCAGCCAGGATCGCCTGTGCTGGAATACCGACACCGGCAACGGCGGCTATACCCACAAATTCTTCCGCTACGCCCGCAGCCCGGAAGAGATGCGTCAGCAGCGTGACGCCATCGCCGACTGGTCGCGTCAAAGCTACGGCTGGATGGGGCGCACGCCGGATTATAAAGCGGCCTTCGGCTGCGCGCTGGGCGCTTATCCGGAGTTCTACGGTCAATTCGCCGATAACGCGCGCCACTGGTACAAACGCATTCAGGAAACCGGGCTCTATTTCAACCACGCCATCGTCAACCCGCCGATCGATCGCCATAAGCCGGTCAACGAGGTGAAGGACGTCTACATTCAGGTGGAGAAAGAGACCGACGCCGGCATCATCGTCAGCGGCGCCAAAGTGGTGGCCACCAACTCGGCGTTGACCCACTACAACTTCATCGGCTTCGGTTCAGCGCAGGTGATGGGCGATAACCCGGACTTTGCGCTGATGTTCGTGGCGCCGATGGACGCCGAAGGGGTGAAGCTGATTTCACGCGCCTCCTACGAGCTGGTGGCCGGCGCGACCGGTTCGCCGTTCGACTACCCGCTGACCAGCCGCTTCGACGAGAACGACGCGATCCTGATCATGGATCATGTGCTGATCCCGTGGGAAAACGTGCTGATCTACCGCGATTTCGACCGCTGTCGCCGCTGGAGCACCCAGGGCGGTTTCGCCCGGCTGTTCCCGCTGCAGGCCTGCGTGCGCCTGGCGGTGAAGATGGATTTCATCACCGCGCTGCTGCAAAAGAGCCTCTCGTGCACCGGCGTGCTGGAGTTCCGCGGCGTGCAGGCCGATCTGGGCGAAGTGGTGGCCTGGCGCAACCTGTTCTGGTCGCTGAGCGACGCGATGTGCGCCGAAGCCACTCAATGGGAAAACGGCGCTTACCTGCCGGATTCCGCCGCGCTGCAAACCTACCGCGTGATGGCGCCGATGGCCTACACCAAGGTGAAACACATCATCGAGAAGAACGTCACCAGCGGCCTGATCTACCTGCCGTCCAGCGTGCGCGACATGAACAACCCGGAGATTGACAAGTACCTGGCGCGCTACGTGCGCGGATCGGACGGCATGGATCACGTCGAGCGCATCAAGATCCTCAAGCTGATGTGGGACGCGATCGGCAGCGAATTCGGCGGGCGCCACGAGCTGTATGAGATCAACTACGCCGGCAGCCAGGATGAGATCCGCCTGCAGTGCCTGCGCCATGCGCAGGGATCCGGCAACATGGATCGCATGATGCAGATGGTCGACAAGTGCCTGGCCGATTACGATCAGCACGGCTGGAAGGTGCCGCACCTGCGGAACAATGACGATATTAATCAGTTGGATAATCTGCTGAAGTAA
- the hpaC gene encoding 4-hydroxyphenylacetate 3-monooxygenase, reductase component, translating to MSQENEQRLRFRDAMASLSAAVNIVTTDGPAGRCGITATAVCSVTDTPPTLLVCINRNSAMNPVFQENRRLCVNVLNHEQELMARHFAGMTGVSMEDRFRLEEWQLGALGQPVLRNTLASLEGEIEQIQSIGTHQMYLVQIKQIALSEAGNGLIYFKRNFHPVIHQMAVPA from the coding sequence ATGTCTCAGGAAAATGAACAGCGGCTGCGCTTTCGCGACGCGATGGCCAGCCTGTCGGCGGCGGTGAATATCGTCACCACCGACGGCCCGGCGGGGCGCTGCGGCATCACCGCCACGGCGGTGTGCTCGGTGACCGATACGCCGCCGACGCTGCTGGTGTGCATCAACCGCAACAGCGCGATGAACCCGGTGTTTCAGGAAAACCGCAGGCTGTGCGTCAACGTGCTCAACCATGAGCAGGAGCTGATGGCGCGCCACTTCGCCGGCATGACCGGCGTCAGCATGGAAGATCGTTTCCGGCTGGAAGAGTGGCAGCTCGGCGCGCTGGGGCAGCCGGTGCTGCGCAATACCCTGGCCAGCCTGGAAGGGGAGATCGAGCAGATCCAGAGCATCGGCACCCACCAGATGTATCTGGTGCAGATCAAGCAGATCGCGCTGAGCGAAGCCGGCAACGGCCTGATCTACTTCAAGCGCAACTTCCATCCGGTGATCCATCAGATGGCGGTGCCGGCCTGA
- the ampH gene encoding D-alanyl-D-alanine-carboxypeptidase/endopeptidase AmpH: MKNSVSALLLALGLCAAPLAVQAAPPQLASQIVDQYAEHIFYNSGATGMALVVIDGNQVVNRSFGDTKPGNNLRPRPDSLIRIASITKLMTSEVMVKMAAAGQVKLTDPLRKYAPKGAYVPSYNAGQPITLLNLATHTSALPREQPGKKPPKTPVFTWPTKAQRWQWLAHANVTVPPGVRAAYSNLAYDLLADALSRAAGKPYSALLKEKITAPLGMVDTTLTPSPEQCSRLMVAAAGPSACRDTTAAAGSGGVYSTPRDMQRWMQQFLSSSASGPRKATAASEQTMYFQRHDLVSLKGMDVPGQADALGLGWVYMAPKDGLPGIIQKTGGGGGFITYMAMIPAKNVGVFVVVTRSELSKFTNMSDPVNRLVSDLAANKS; encoded by the coding sequence TTGAAGAACTCTGTCTCCGCTTTATTGCTGGCGCTGGGCCTGTGCGCCGCGCCGCTGGCCGTGCAGGCCGCGCCCCCGCAGCTGGCTTCGCAAATCGTCGACCAGTATGCCGAACATATTTTCTACAACAGCGGCGCCACCGGCATGGCGCTGGTGGTGATCGACGGCAATCAGGTGGTTAACCGCAGCTTCGGCGACACCAAGCCCGGCAATAACCTGCGCCCGCGCCCGGATTCGCTGATCCGCATAGCCTCGATCACCAAGCTGATGACCAGCGAAGTGATGGTGAAAATGGCGGCGGCAGGTCAGGTCAAGCTGACCGATCCGCTGCGCAAGTACGCTCCCAAGGGCGCCTATGTGCCGTCTTACAACGCCGGCCAGCCGATCACGTTATTGAACCTGGCGACCCACACCAGCGCGCTGCCGCGCGAGCAGCCGGGCAAGAAGCCGCCGAAAACGCCAGTGTTCACCTGGCCGACCAAGGCCCAGCGCTGGCAGTGGCTGGCGCACGCCAACGTCACGGTGCCGCCGGGTGTGCGCGCCGCTTATTCCAACCTGGCGTACGATCTGCTGGCCGACGCGCTGTCGCGCGCCGCGGGCAAGCCTTACAGCGCGCTGCTGAAAGAGAAAATCACCGCGCCGCTCGGCATGGTGGACACCACGTTGACGCCGAGCCCCGAACAGTGCTCGCGCCTGATGGTGGCGGCGGCCGGCCCGAGCGCCTGCCGCGACACCACCGCCGCGGCCGGCAGCGGCGGGGTCTACTCCACCCCGCGTGACATGCAGCGCTGGATGCAGCAGTTCCTCTCTTCCAGCGCCAGCGGCCCGCGCAAAGCCACCGCCGCCAGCGAGCAAACCATGTACTTCCAGCGCCACGATCTGGTGTCGCTGAAGGGCATGGACGTGCCGGGGCAAGCGGATGCATTGGGATTGGGCTGGGTGTATATGGCGCCGAAGGACGGGCTGCCGGGCATCATTCAGAAGACCGGCGGCGGCGGCGGATTCATTACCTACATGGCGATGATCCCGGCGAAAAACGTCGGGGTGTTCGTGGTGGTGACCCGCTCGGAGCTGAGCAAGTTCACCAACATGAGCGATCCGGTCAACCGCCTGGTGAGCGATCTGGCGGCCAACAAGAGCTGA
- a CDS encoding FadR/GntR family transcriptional regulator: protein MPITRLENPRIYRQIADQLKRLIENNEFPPGSRLPSERDLAQQLQVSRASVREALIALEVIGLVDVKVGNGVIVRSQTPPAASQESVMVQAGRNQWAEIDDELNIELDFNAELPPFSLLQTRLLIEPETAALAARHATDEELAGIRAAYEQNCRDNRAGSATHPGDRLFHIRIAQASGNPAYAFIIGHLLGHRYGSMFRVLQRHYTPDDMPHRSELEHRAILAAIEARDVRGARKAMKAHLDEVIAIFARAQ, encoded by the coding sequence ATGCCGATTACCCGACTGGAAAACCCAAGGATTTACAGACAGATAGCCGACCAGCTCAAACGTCTTATCGAGAATAACGAATTTCCGCCTGGCAGCCGCCTGCCCTCGGAGCGCGATCTCGCCCAGCAGTTGCAGGTCAGCCGCGCGTCGGTGCGCGAGGCGCTGATCGCGTTGGAAGTGATCGGCCTGGTGGACGTCAAAGTGGGCAACGGGGTGATCGTGCGTTCGCAAACGCCGCCGGCGGCGTCGCAGGAATCGGTGATGGTCCAGGCCGGCCGCAACCAGTGGGCGGAGATCGACGACGAACTGAATATCGAGCTGGATTTCAACGCCGAGCTGCCGCCGTTTTCACTGCTGCAAACCCGCCTGCTGATCGAACCGGAGACCGCCGCGCTGGCCGCGCGCCACGCCACCGACGAGGAGCTGGCGGGCATCCGCGCCGCCTATGAGCAGAACTGCCGCGATAACCGCGCCGGCTCCGCCACCCACCCCGGCGATCGACTGTTCCACATCCGCATCGCCCAGGCCAGCGGCAACCCGGCTTACGCGTTCATCATCGGCCATCTGCTCGGCCACCGCTACGGCAGCATGTTCCGCGTGCTGCAGCGCCACTATACGCCGGACGACATGCCGCACCGCTCCGAGCTGGAACACCGGGCGATCCTGGCGGCGATCGAAGCGCGCGATGTGCGCGGCGCCCGCAAAGCGATGAAGGCGCACCTGGATGAAGTGATCGCCATTTTCGCCCGCGCGCAGTAA
- a CDS encoding SDR family oxidoreductase, with translation MDLTGKRVLITAAGQGIGFTTARLFAAAGAEVIASDINLERLQGCAGIRALTLNVTDPAAIAAAAEAIGPIDVLFNCAGVVHSGSILDCSEDQWAFALDLNVTAMFRMIRAFLPGMLARGKGSIINMSSVASSVKGVPNRFAYSASKAAVIGLTRSVAADYVTQGIRCNAICPGTVESPSLRQRIAEQAREQGRSEQEVYQAFVARQPIGRIGTTEEIAQLALYLASDASSYTTGTVQIIDGGWSN, from the coding sequence ATGGATTTAACCGGGAAACGCGTACTGATCACCGCCGCCGGGCAAGGGATCGGATTCACCACCGCCAGGCTGTTCGCCGCCGCCGGCGCCGAAGTGATCGCCAGCGATATCAACCTCGAGCGCCTGCAGGGCTGCGCCGGGATCCGCGCGCTGACGCTGAACGTCACCGATCCGGCCGCCATCGCGGCGGCGGCGGAAGCGATCGGCCCGATCGACGTGTTGTTCAACTGCGCCGGCGTAGTGCACAGCGGATCGATCCTCGATTGCAGCGAAGATCAGTGGGCGTTCGCGCTCGATCTCAACGTGACCGCGATGTTCCGCATGATCCGCGCCTTCCTGCCGGGCATGTTGGCGCGCGGCAAAGGCTCGATCATCAACATGTCTTCGGTGGCCTCGAGCGTGAAAGGGGTGCCGAACCGCTTCGCCTACAGCGCCAGCAAGGCGGCGGTGATCGGCCTGACGCGCTCGGTGGCGGCGGATTACGTCACCCAGGGCATCCGCTGCAACGCCATTTGCCCCGGCACGGTCGAATCGCCGTCGCTGCGCCAGCGCATCGCCGAGCAGGCGCGCGAACAGGGGCGCAGCGAGCAAGAGGTGTATCAGGCGTTTGTCGCCCGTCAGCCGATCGGGCGCATCGGCACCACCGAGGAAATCGCCCAATTGGCGCTGTATCTGGCCTCCGACGCCAGTTCGTACACCACCGGCACGGTGCAGATCATCGACGGCGGCTGGAGCAACTGA
- a CDS encoding fumarylacetoacetate hydrolase family protein, with the protein MKLLRYGQPGQERPGMLDAQGRLRDLSQHIVDVGGAALSPASLAKLRALDSAALPLVEGEPRLGACVGGIGKFICIGLNYADHAAETGAAIPEEPVVFNKWTSAVVGPYDRVEIPRGSQKTDWEVELGVVIGLGGRYISEADAMRHVAGYCVINDVSEREYQIERGGTWDKGKGCDTFGPIGPWLVTADEIADPHSLNLWLEVDGKRYQDGNTSTMIFRIPQIVSYLSRFMSLQPGDVISTGTPPGVGMGQKPQPIYLRAGQTMRLGIEGLGEQRQQTVQA; encoded by the coding sequence ATGAAACTTTTACGTTATGGGCAACCTGGGCAAGAGCGCCCCGGCATGTTGGATGCACAGGGCCGCCTGCGCGATCTGTCGCAGCATATCGTCGACGTGGGCGGCGCCGCGTTATCGCCGGCGTCGCTCGCCAAACTGCGCGCGCTGGACAGCGCCGCATTGCCGCTGGTCGAGGGGGAGCCGCGCCTCGGCGCCTGCGTTGGCGGCATCGGCAAGTTCATCTGCATCGGCCTGAACTACGCCGATCACGCGGCGGAAACCGGCGCGGCCATTCCTGAAGAACCGGTGGTGTTCAACAAATGGACCAGCGCGGTGGTCGGCCCCTACGACCGGGTGGAGATCCCGCGCGGCTCGCAGAAAACCGACTGGGAAGTGGAGCTGGGCGTGGTGATCGGCCTGGGCGGGCGCTACATCAGCGAAGCGGATGCGATGCGCCACGTCGCCGGTTATTGCGTGATCAACGACGTCTCAGAACGCGAATATCAAATTGAGCGCGGCGGCACCTGGGACAAGGGCAAAGGCTGCGACACCTTCGGGCCGATCGGGCCCTGGCTGGTGACCGCCGACGAGATCGCCGATCCGCACAGCCTGAATTTGTGGCTGGAGGTGGACGGCAAACGCTATCAGGACGGCAACACCAGCACCATGATCTTCCGCATTCCGCAGATCGTCAGCTACCTCAGCCGCTTTATGAGCCTGCAGCCGGGCGACGTGATCTCCACCGGCACGCCGCCGGGCGTCGGCATGGGGCAGAAACCGCAGCCCATCTACCTGCGGGCGGGCCAGACGATGCGTCTGGGCATTGAAGGGCTGGGCGAACAGCGCCAGCAAACCGTACAGGCTTAA
- a CDS encoding L-fuconate dehydratase produces the protein MTTITALRVEDIRFPTSLGLDGSDAMNPDPDYSAAYVILETDRADLSGHGLTFTIGRGNEICCAAIRALEHQIVGERLETIAADMGAFWRRFTSDSQLRWIGPDKGAIHLATGAVVNAVWDLWAKSVGKPVWRLVAEMTPEELVRCIDFRYITDCITPQEALALLKQRAEGKERRLERLLQEGYPCYTTSAGWLGYPDDKLRRLCQEAVDAGFSYLKLKVGRDLEDDIRRVRIAREVIGPDRRLMIDANQVWEVDEAIPWVKHLAFANPWFIEEPTSPDDVEGHRRIREGVAPVKVATGEMCQNRIMFKQFIMRGAVDVVQIDACRLGGVNEVLAVMLMAAKYQLPVCPHAGGVGLCEYVQHLSMIDYLCIAGTHEGRVIEYVDHLHEHFVDPCVINGAAYMPPSRPGYSIEMHPSSIEQYRYRG, from the coding sequence ATGACCACCATTACCGCACTGCGGGTTGAAGACATTCGTTTCCCCACCTCGCTGGGGCTGGACGGATCCGACGCCATGAATCCGGATCCCGACTATTCCGCCGCCTACGTGATCCTGGAGACCGATCGCGCGGATCTCAGCGGCCACGGACTGACGTTCACCATCGGCCGCGGCAACGAGATCTGCTGCGCGGCGATCCGTGCGCTGGAGCATCAGATCGTCGGTGAGCGGCTGGAGACGATCGCCGCCGATATGGGCGCCTTCTGGCGGCGCTTCACCAGCGACAGCCAGCTGCGCTGGATCGGGCCGGACAAAGGCGCCATTCACCTGGCGACCGGCGCGGTGGTCAACGCGGTGTGGGATCTGTGGGCCAAATCGGTCGGCAAACCGGTGTGGCGGCTGGTGGCGGAGATGACGCCGGAGGAACTGGTGCGCTGCATCGACTTCCGTTACATCACCGACTGCATCACGCCGCAGGAAGCGCTGGCGCTGCTGAAACAGCGGGCCGAGGGCAAAGAACGGCGCCTGGAGCGGCTGCTGCAGGAAGGTTACCCCTGCTACACCACTTCGGCAGGTTGGCTGGGGTATCCGGACGACAAGCTGCGCCGCCTGTGCCAGGAAGCGGTCGACGCCGGTTTCTCCTACCTCAAACTGAAGGTCGGGCGCGATCTGGAAGATGACATTCGCCGGGTGCGCATCGCCCGTGAGGTGATCGGCCCGGATCGCCGGCTGATGATCGACGCCAACCAGGTGTGGGAGGTGGACGAAGCCATTCCGTGGGTGAAACATCTGGCGTTTGCCAACCCCTGGTTTATCGAAGAGCCGACCAGCCCGGACGACGTCGAAGGGCATCGCCGCATCCGCGAAGGGGTGGCGCCGGTCAAGGTGGCCACCGGTGAGATGTGCCAGAACCGCATCATGTTCAAGCAGTTCATCATGCGCGGCGCGGTGGACGTGGTGCAGATCGACGCCTGCCGTCTCGGCGGCGTCAACGAAGTGCTGGCGGTGATGCTGATGGCGGCCAAATACCAACTGCCGGTCTGCCCGCACGCCGGCGGCGTCGGGCTGTGCGAATACGTGCAGCACCTGTCGATGATCGACTACCTGTGCATCGCCGGCACCCACGAAGGCCGGGTGATCGAGTACGTCGATCATTTGCATGAACACTTTGTCGATCCCTGCGTGATCAACGGCGCGGCCTACATGCCGCCGAGCCGGCCCGGTTACTCGATCGAGATGCACCCGTCGTCGATCGAGCAGTATCGGTACCGCGGGTGA